In the Pararge aegeria chromosome 16, ilParAegt1.1, whole genome shotgun sequence genome, CTTAGCACGAGATAGCATATCTCGGAATCTTTGGTGCTTCGATGAACTGGTCTTTGCTTTAAAGTGGTGCATTCCATACTAACgatataagttaataaaaataaagtttctgCTATGGTATATGGTGGTCTGGACTGTTGATGTATGGAAGAATTCGAAGTTTAAAACTAGGAACATTAGTTATTGCGTTGGGATATATATATCCGTTTGCGTCACAGTTAAAAACTAGTTTTGACGAATTTCGCCGTGTGTGAGCTGCAGGAATGTATATTCCAAAGCAATTTGCATTGCAAGGTTTTCTCATATGAGTTCAGCTACGAGCTTGGCTCAGCGCAACTATACTTTAAATGCGACGGGGTACCTACGCACTAACAACTTTAAACTCTAGAAGCGTTTCACGTTTCCCACTGAACGTTTATCGTTTATGGTAACTTTGTTGCACTACACTACGTCAGGCGCTTGCGATGTCGGCCTGTGGACAGGCGTAGGTCCGTCCGGGGCGTAGGAAGGGTTGGCATCACCCCTTTCCTGCTCTACATAACCAGCGTTTTCAATGATGCGACACCTGGCTGTGTCAGTTTCGCGTTCAACGTAAATCAGGCGAGCTGGTCTTCCTCCTAAAGTGGATAGTCCGGTCGGTGTCCGAGTGATGGATCCTTCGCGTAAAGCCACAGAACCACGCTTCCTCTCCGGTGCAGGCGATCCTCTGTACTCCGAAGTGTCTGGCTTTTTGCATCGCAGCAGTTTTGCGAATGCAGCCCTAAACCCAGCGTTCTTCCATGCGTAAATCAAAGGGTTAATGCCAGAGTTAGACATAGCGAGTGATGAAGTTAGCCGGTAAACGATTGGGTTGTGCAGAGGTTCGATAGGCAGGGTCTGAGCGCAGGCTACCACGACGAAAGGCATCCAGCAGATCGAAAATGAACCTAAGACGAGCAGAACCACCTGAAATTATAGATAAAATACGAGTATAAATATAGAGTTAATTTCAGGAATAGTTAGTCGATCCATGTTTTAGTaactttattaagttttataaatccATTGTTCtcataaagttttataaattcgtCATTCATAAAGTTACACAAGTTGGAGTTTATAGTCGAGAATAAATTACGATGTTTTAACTCGAATTTTGGTCACAGCCACTTATAGCTAAAAGAGCAAGAGAACAGGGTTATTGTGACGTATAGTTAGGTAATTACTGGGTCTGTAATTCGCATTACAGTtttcctattatttttaaaagagctgtagttacataaaattctGTTAGACACAATCCATTCTACAACATCACGAAAGGTgctgtttgttttaaatgtgaaaaataatcaaatttaaGGTTGACGTTGTCCGATTGCTCATGTTTAAGTTTGACGTGGGCTGGTTGCTCAAGTTTAGGTTAGACTTCAAACCGATGCTCAAATTTAAGTTTAACTTCATGTGGATGCTCTGTTATAATGTTTGTCGTTACCTGTATGCTCTTCCAATCGTTAGCACTGGTGGGGCAGCAGGTGTTGGCGCGCATACGGCGCGCGTGGCACGTAGCCTCGCGCCATATCCGCCAATACAGAATGAACATCACCATCCAGATGAGAGAAAACATGGGCGCCAGGATGCTGGTCGTGTACTTCTTTGGCACCACCTGGAATTTACAACATAGCAAAGTTATATCACTGCGTTCACAATACTTTGACACGATGTAAGGtccggttttttttaactgtttagTGGCTCATAATTATAGTCATCAGACTAATGATAGGCACAGGAGTCCATCCTCACAGGAAAGAGAAATTCAAAGCTTAGAGTTATTTTACCACATTGCTCGAATGTGCGTTTTGGAATTTGAAGACAATTTCTTACTCAAAAGTAGCCCATTTCACTTGCTTGAAAGGTTTAAGGACAATAATACGTAACGTCGTAGGTCCTACTTTCCACCAATTTGACTATTGTCGTATGTACTACTTTGCTTAAGTCTTAAAACTTGGGAGCTTAAATAGAACATACGTCATGTTTAGTACTTTTATGTTACTTTTAGTTCCAAAAGTGATGTTTTTTCGTACGTACCACGTTCATCTCGCAAGCAACGCCTTCTTCCCAATCGTTCCAGAACATCGGTATGCAGCTAATGCACACCGCTACAGACCAGGTTGCGCTCATTAGCAGCCGCGTTATCACCTTAGTCATATAGCGGCTGTAGTGTAGCGGATGCACTATTGCTATGTACCTGTTATACGaccaaacatattatttttcaagTGCCAAGTCACTCTCAGTTAtctaaaaatacttattaccCTTCTTTATTACCGAAgggtaataagtattttttagacAACTGAAAGCTGGCAATATAACGAATTTTTCAATGCTGGTTGGTGGAACTTTAACTGCACAGTGTCGGTGGCAATAGCTGACTTATTAGTAATGTTTGTGGAAAGCTTACTTTGAATAGAACCAGAAAAATCGGTGCAGTATATGTTTGCGCCTTATTTACTAAGTTTTTTTCAGTAAACTCTGGGGCACTAGTGACATTTGAGCATTCCAGCCGTTTAAAGCCGAACTGTATCAGATTACTATTTACAGAATCAACACCAAAAATTTCAGACCGTGGTATCGCTTGTCTCATGTATCGATTTTAAGTTCACATAGCGTGATGCAATGTAACCATGCATATATTTGCGGTTATTTTACGTCTTGTTAGATTGTTTGCCGTACGAGTTACTAAACCTTGGGGAAAACCCTTGCAGGCAAATTTTACCCCaattggtttttaaatttttatgtggaGTTATAACgggatttattttaaactcatCAGTAGTCCGTTCTTTGCTTTCTGGGTTCGGATGTAGACTACGAGTActttgtaactttttaaaagaGTTCAGTAAATTTAAGCGAAGTAGCTTTATATAACTGGGGTATGCATGTTTTATATGATTTTCTTACCTGTCTACAGCGATTGCGATGATGTTGTAAATGGATGCTAGGCACGCGAGTATTATGAGTATGAACCTCATCAGGCAAGACCATTTGATCTGGCCGAAGTCGTCGTCTATGTAGAACACGAGATGGTAGGGCAGAGTGAGACCCACCATCAGGTCGGATATGGCCAGGTTGAGCACGAACTGGTTGGATACGAGGGAGGACAGGCGGCGGCTCATGGTCACGGCAAGGATCGTCAGGGTGTTGCCGCTGACGATGAGCAACATCAGCGCGCCGTCCACGATGCTCCATGCCCAGTAGTTGTAGAGGTCCGGGTGTTCCGGCCCCCTCGTTGAGTTCCACTGGTCGGCCCACTCCTCGCTGGCGTTCCCCAGAACAACGTCCATTCCATCGCGGGGCGCGGTCCCCTGCGACCCCCACAACGACTGATTCGACGTCGTGGTCGAACCTTACACGCACATTGTCTTAAGTTTCAACATCACTCGCGTTTCGTGAGCACTCACATTTATTACTACGGTCTCGATTAACATTTTTAGCGAGAACAGTCTCATTTTCGATGTTTACAGCACCTGTAACAAATAATGACTTATTAAAGAtctctttaaaaaataactgtcGTTAAGAGATGGCATATTATTTAGGCACAATATTATACTcaagtataaaataagtaaaatttagatACACGGAAAAGCGAAATTATTCCAGAAAAAAATCCAGAAGTGAGAAAGAAAAAGCAACATAAATCTTatcaaataactttaataatcgAACTGAACCTTGCCGCCGCAATTAAATATTCCGTTCTGAACGAAACTGCTTTAAAAATCATAGCGTAACGAACGGGTACATGGTACATTTAGAATATGAAGGGCGATGTATTAAACTTTGCTTGCTTTGGGagcaataaatttattacaagttcaaGGTCGCCTCCCTAGAGCATCCATATATCGACGAATTATTAGCAAGCATCGTAAAAGCTTTTAGTGACCTGTcgataataacatttttacgtAGGGTTGGAATTGATGAAcatattaagttattaatagACCAGCAGAAGTAGGTTATCTTTCTGGAAGCGTGAAATATTCTTTGAATACAAACTACAAACTATATTGAACGCAACTTAATATATCTTTTTGCCTTTCTGCTTATTGTTGTAGAAAAGTGCGCCTAAAAATCGATTTCATTTCTATGCTTTCCGATTACAACAGTGTTCTTATTATTGTGTTCTGTCGAACCATTATCTTAACTTGTATCCTTTGAATTACTTTTCTATTTCACAAGAAAATCTTTGTAACAAATACTTGCTAACTTGGTGAACAATCTATATGCAAGAAGCTTGAAAATaccttttatagttttttactACTCTTTAAATGATAACTCTTGGATCAGAGCTTTGGTTCATTTCAACAGAACATGTCAAACAGAATTTTGATTAATTGGAATTCAACGTAGGCTTTTGACTGGCTCATTCGTAAATCATTCGTGATGTCGCATGTCTCAGTGCAATATGTTCCTATTTGCCAATTAATCATAACCAATGAGGTCTATGCAAgtgcctctttggtctagtaGGTAGCTTTACTATTGAACAAAAAGTCCTAAGTTCGTTTAATATAGGACAGCAAAACGTGTAAGCGTTTAAAGTCCGCGACCTTTATTGTAAGAGCGTGAAGGAAAGCTCTAACTATCTTTCTCATATGGAAAGGGGGCCTGCGCCAAGCAAGCGAACTAATATGATTCGTTCATAATCATAATGATCAAGATTAGGAACGAATGCGGAAATGTAATTGAAATCGCTAAAAGTAAAATTTGGTAATTAATCATATTAAAAGTATCGTGGAAATATACCTAATTTAAAGCACGCTGTAAGCTAAAATTTAATATACTGTACAATGACTTTGGTTGCGTAAATCATCGAACAGTTTGAGTgacaaaacaaacaatattcaattctgtattcaaaaatattactatGAAGTCGCACAGTGCATCTAAATGCTCCAGAATGTAGCAcattcaagcaaaaaaaaaacacaaaaacactCTTAATGTCTTGAGATCAAAAGGTCGTACAAGGATTACGTCTCACAGTAAtctaaatctataaaaataaaagaaaatagttGTAATTTTTTGAAACTGCTTTGTTTTAGGGTCATATGTATTTCAAGTATAGTATacaattttaagatttttttcggTCCCTTAAGGCTATCTGATTGTTGTCGCTAACTGAACCGATTTTTGCGAGACTTTCACAGATAGATACAGAATTATACGGAGTGATACGTTTACAGCATTACTTGAAGCTGTACAATAGGGAGGATTGTATGAAAGCCTAgagttatcaaaaaaaattcGGGAGAGAAAGAATTAaaagttacaataataaatagcaCGAATCGATTTTATTTCGGGACAGCCACAAACAATGACGTTGAATGTACATCCGTTCCGCTCAATAAGAAACGGTCGATTACATTTGTGATATGAATCGATCAGCCGCGACTCAAGGTTCAGGTTGGTGCCTGAACTCTTGGAGGTTACATTTACAATGTGTTGGTTGAATCGGAAATTGTACTCTGTATGATATACTCTTGTTAAGCCCATGTAGTTATGTGAACGGTAGCAACATCTACAAATGTGATTTAAAAATTACCAATTTTGTCAAGaaaggaataaaaaatgaataaattctaCACTGACGATTAACTGCTAGTATGCGATACTGGACTAACGTCcattctaatatttaaaattaatgttaccCCTTTGAAGCTCCTACTTCTTGACGATAAATTGTAAGCGAAGCTATCAAGAATGGTGTCATATTCTATTGTTGCAAGTGCATCGTAAAATTTGTCAATATCTTCGGTCGTAAATATGATGAAGTATATATATCATTTGAACAATTTTACCGAAATGTTATTGCAAATTAGATTCGTGTCGATAACCGAATCATTAATAACGTAGAACGCAAACACGAATTATAAAAGCACAAAGGTGCCATAAAGTAGTCAGTAGGTTAGACATATGTTTTCATAAATATCGCAGAAATCtgttattttcccgggataaaatatCGTCATGCTCGTTCATCCACATACAAGCATGTGCATTGTGCAGACGTCGTtcagcgtattttttttttaattaataaattcacacATTTTTGATTTGGAAATgcctttacaattttttaagaTAGGGCAAGAAAAGGAATTAAATGGGTGTCATAAAATAGCATCTACAGATAGTCTGCGTACTAAAAGATTCAaactttaaatgaaataataaaaaaagcttatcGCTTGAAGCTTTCCTCTCCAGAGAACTCTTTGCGAGAGAATTATGATAAGGCAAATGGGAAAGTGCAAAAGGACAgctagtgataaaataaataacataccaCATTACATTGTGTTTTCgtctttaggtttaagtttgtaATGTTGTGCAAGTGTTTACACACACGTTCTATACACTcgtgtaggttaggttaggttaggttatactTCAGATAATATCTAGTATGACTAAGtaaaattctattaaaaaatcactttccAGTCTCAATTACGTTACTATTTACGACTAGGTAATAGACAACCTGAGCGAGCACAAGTAGAATTTTAGCataatttcatttatacatAAAGCAAGCAGTCAAAAAAATGTACACGAGTAGATAATATGTCAGGCacgagtaaatatataaatattttaacggaGAATAGAAACAGGAAAGGCATAAATTTGATTTATACATATGAAATTTGGAATATATGAATATGAAAGATATTATATGCCAAAATATGGACCTTGACGGTAAGATATCGCGTATGCATATCCAACTTCTGTCATCGGTGGGCAGGCGGATAGCACTAAACTATAATGTAACTATAATCTAGGCAGCAAAGACAATATGAAACTATTCCAAGCAATGGTCAGTTGCCATAAAATTACTGTACCTAATCGTGATTTAGTTCGCATTAGGATTCTTTCTCACCTTTTCTGAAACTGCTTTATTTTCTATAGCGATTGATTCGTATCGAATAAAAGTCTATAGAGTCTCTGTCTAAAGAATCGTATCTAAACTGGGTCTTAGTTTACTAAGACCCAGTTTAGTTGCTCGATTTGGATTTATTTGTCTAATTACTTACTGAAAGGGTAAGCCTATCGttctatataatatagttttacaTTTAGGTCATTGATAGTGAATTCCCGTCCAAGTCCTGATGTTATTTAACGTCTGTGACTCTGGGACTCCATCCTAtgcaaaaatgtttatatattaattgcttaaagctaaatataaaaagtaaagtaaaattgatgttTAAGAAAAAGTAATTCAAAACGGAAAAGGCGTCTTGTTACATGAAGCTATCTCCTCTCTTCGGTATAGAATCGTATCATATTAGTCATAGTGAATgacttaattaaaacaaaatcgtggttttaaaaacaaatgtgtTGATGCAATAatcaaacaattttaaaatcactTCGAAAATTTGTAAATGGCGTTGAATTTGTCTCGACGCATTCAAACAAAGCGACCAATTACGCTTCTAGCAATTATCACGAGTTTGAGGAAACTTGTgaacaattaaaacaaacattaaggAAGTATCGTTAAATGAAATCGTTTAGAGTAAACTGGAGTAATTGATTACTTGAATACAATTGACACCAAGTCTTCAATGTATTGCATGATTGTGACTATATAAAAACTACTGAAACGACAAATTAATTTCTACTCTCTTTGGAGattaaacaatttttacttCAACAGATTTGAATTAGCTGCTAATGTAACTCATCAGTTTCATCATAATCATGGTAATACCATACTATTAGGGCTCATACGCCAGTCTCCGTGTAGTAGGATAATTGTGTATTATTTAACGCGAtgtgattaaaatataaaatcagtcaTTAATCTTAATGCTCCATACGGCAGATTGCGTTCATTTATACTTGATTGAGTTTTAAGTCATTGTGTGGATGAACGGTAGACTTCTGAAATATTTCCTATATCCGATTCTAGAGTCAGGCTTCCTCTATTAAAAACTTCATAAAGATTAAATAAGTTGttagcataaattaaaaaaataaagattttttggaGAAGTACATCTACATGTGTTTATTTGAACCAATTTATATCAAAAGCACATGttctatgaaatatttttactcGCATGGCCCATAAGGCAACGGCTTCTACAATTTATCGCATAGATTTATACGACTAATACGTGATGTGGGTGATAGTTAGCCAGATATTGGAATCCAGTGCCAATGTCGATTCTTTATTCAGGAGCCGTGTGTTATATCATGTCACTGTTGTCTAACTTTGTCGATTTGTCTATTATTGTTAATAGTAACGGATCGATTCGTTCGAAGGACGTTGCTGTGGCGCTAATATTGTCGGAAAAGTGGACTGATTTCTTTGTTGACTAGCTGCCTGGTCTGGTTTAGTTTTGTTAGAATGATGGATGTCTTTCTGCTTCTGTGAatttgtagtttatttttttataatgttttagttGTCTGTGTACCGAACAGTCAATTTCTTTTAAGTTTCTTTACTGCAAGCATTGTATTGGTAGTAGTACAttcactaatataataatttaatgcgCTATTAACTTTAGTGCAGCAACTAAAACAACAGTTGGGGCACCCAGCTGACTAATAGCGTTATCCGGGTTTACGTAAAAGTAGGCTTACCGCACGCAACCATACGTATCTTGTGTAATTGATGAGATTATTGGCACGAACACAAAATCCAACTAGGAGAGTTGAGGAAATAGGCATGCATAATCTTAAAGTCAGTAAATTTAGACTACATAATATGGAATCATCAGACcaaataaaatacaagtttttattcaaataaactaataaagatTTTCTTGTCTTACACTTAGAATACCCCTATCTAAAATGTTAATCAATCAATTTTCGTTTTTTCAATagaatattttagtaataaattcgTAATAACGAATATATCTGGTTTCGTGACTGCTATGATGTCAAGCAGAAAGCGGCTCAGCTACAAAGATATAGCGGCACTCTTGTTTAGTCACTTTTAATCAACCCAACAACTAAGGTTACTAATCTTAATTGTTGATGACAATCTATTTGCTTCCTGAACGTTCATATTAAAAACGTTGTCATGACTTTAAAGGCCTATCAAAAGATTAATTCATTGAATTAACTAACCAATCTCATAACAATAAAGTTAATAATCGAGCATGATGGTCCGTATGCTTCTCTTGTTAATCGTAAGCGaacacttaattgaaaaaaaaatattgatgtaCAGTGTgcaattatgatttatttttttcaatattcagTTCAAGTGTCGttatattagaaataacatcGGAATGAGAGGGCGTTATAACAAATTCATGTTTCTTTGGTACAAGCTACGGGCTTTGTTGACTTCGTTGGTAGTTCAGGGATTACGTAGGCATTACAGATTCATGGGTCTCAAAGGGCTTTCACTACTACGTGGCTTAGGTTAGGTGGAGGTTACGGTTGTTAGCGATTTGAAACGAACTCTGACTGCGTTTACAAAAACATGTTTACAAAAACATGTGTAATGTAACACAAAAAAtagaagatttttaatttttataaaaagtaggcAATAGTCATTGATAATTTAGGCAACTTCAATATTTGTTTTGATTTGTTGCCATTAGCCACGGCTGTAAGTTTGCTAGGCCCGTGTAGTCAGCTCAAGTCTGCCTcgatatattacaaaaataatggaCATCAAAACAAGTGgtacttatattaaattcatGTTCCGTTGCTAGGGAGGGTGCACGGCTGGTCGATTTTCGGAAGGTGGTTCAAGGGTGATGGCATTACAGATTCATGTGGTGTTTCGCGTCAATGTTGCTAGGTAGGGCGGATCTCTAATTTATGAATTAACTCCGTGAATTAGGATGTTCACCTGTTCTATGTCCCTTTTAttctttatagttttttaaaagaGTTTTAGAATTCGTTTGTTATAGCGTTCAGGATTCTAATTTCGTTTGTATTCTCGAGCGCGATTATTAggtaaaaaatgaaataaattcatttgtaTTGAATGTGACAAAGTTAGCAAATATAATACCTTTCCTACTATAAAGGTTATCGCAAACCAACTAAAGAAGTACCCAATGGTGTTAGATGTTAATTCATTAATTGATTTGCATTCCTTACATTATTTCTATAATCATTCAAAGTGGTTACTGTTCCACGTATCGTATCTATAACAATAaagttgtaatattaatatattcgcACACCGGACTTAACAATATTGATTATCTAACAAATCGATTATTTATCAGCAAAGAGTTGCTAAGCTCCCACCATATTGCTGGGTTAATATTAACGGTTAACCATTGGCATGTTGACATCTCTTTAATGAATGAATCACACGCGCTCGCTTAATTACACACAATGGCCGTAACCATTTTGATTATCTAATCTGTGTTACTGACAATCTGATCTTTTTTCCTTTAAAAGATGAGCCAGAAAAATATctactagtttaaaaaaaatcatttacattGCCTAGTCatatacgttttaagcaataaaataagcTTTTTGTCTTGACGGTGATTtcgatttgaattattttgtggAAACTTTGCCCTGAAAGTAACATTATGTTTTGATAGGATTCTTCAaagttatttaaagaaaaagttgtTGTACTTATTCGtcatatgaataaatattgCCCATCTTCTAAAATTCAGAAAGCATGAGCCATGTTTGATCGTTGTTAACATTCCTTATATTATTCGAACGCTCTAGAATTTTTCACATTAATTTCGTCGAATCCTTCCCGATTTGACCAAAAATTTCGTTTACTTTTGTATTTTCTCGTAGGTAGTATTCGCATGTCGATATAATTGGATTACTATTGGAAAGTCTTTTATCTTTTTCACATATTCCGCTAAAATGGCATTAAATTGTCCGTGAGTGTGTTGATGTGTCTGGTTTAACATCTCCGAAGAAATAGCgatgctataaaataaattgttaaattgtgAAATGTGACTGACGAAAAAGAATTGCTGAGTGCCTTGCCGGATTCTCATCGGAATCGATTTTACGAGTCGATACAAAAAGATACTAGACGTTCCAAATGTACCTCTTAATTAAGCCTACTGAAATTTCAGACATTTAGCCTGGCTAACATCCGACAAACAGTTCGTATTCGAGTGCGCTAATAAATACGTgtataa is a window encoding:
- the LOC120630684 gene encoding D(3) dopamine receptor encodes the protein MDVVLGNASEEWADQWNSTRGPEHPDLYNYWAWSIVDGALMLLIVSGNTLTILAVTMSRRLSSLVSNQFVLNLAISDLMVGLTLPYHLVFYIDDDFGQIKWSCLMRFILIILACLASIYNIIAIAVDRYIAIVHPLHYSRYMTKVITRLLMSATWSVAVCISCIPMFWNDWEEGVACEMNVVVPKKYTTSILAPMFSLIWMVMFILYWRIWREATCHARRMRANTCCPTSANDWKSIQVVLLVLGSFSICWMPFVVVACAQTLPIEPLHNPIVYRLTSSLAMSNSGINPLIYAWKNAGFRAAFAKLLRCKKPDTSEYRGSPAPERKRGSVALREGSITRTPTGLSTLGGRPARLIYVERETDTARCRIIENAGYVEQERGDANPSYAPDGPTPVHRPTSQAPDVV